The window ACAGGTAGGTCAAGAGCTCGGGCCGGGGCTGGATGCGTATGCGAAGAAATCCGGAAAAGGCGAAGATCGCCGCGACCGTGAGAAGCGGGTCGGCCCCTCGAATCGTGGTGGAGCGATAGATCAGGAGCAATATCCCGAAGACCACCGCCCAGATGAAAAAAGATACTCCGTAGGTTCCCCCCGCGCTGAACACGAGATAGAGGATCGTCTGGAATCCCCAGACAGTGTTGACGTTCCGCATCCCCAACGAAGGGTAGTTCAGGAATTCCTTGTCCGTTACCGAGCGGGTTTCGACGATCTGCCTGCCAAGCGCGATATGCGTCCCGAAATCGCTCGTGAAGATCTTCGTGAGAAGGCCCAGCGATATCAGGAACAGGAGAACCAGCGAAAGCAGGTTTCTCCTTTTCGGAGACAGGTCCCACCATGCTTTGGGCGCGTGCTCGGAGATGCCCTGTTCAGCCACTTATTTCCTCTCTCCCCGGACGACCCGCCAATCCTTCAAGATAGCCGGAATATCCTTGCCAGGATGGCATTTCACGCATGATTCCTCGAGCGTAAGCGCCTTTCGGTCCTTCACCCTGCCGAGGCGGAAATCGTGGTTCGACGCTTTTTTCCCTTCGACGTCTTTTGCCTCGTGACACTCAGAGCAGGACATCTCCGGCCCCGAGAAATCGAACTTGTGATCGTGGATGCTGTACTTCTCCCCGCCGTTCGTAACCTGCGGCATGTGGCAGTCCACGCACTGCACCGCCCGCGGCGCGTGCCGGGTATGGAACGTGGAAAGCTTGTAGATCTTTCCGTGGCACGTCCCGCAATATTCGTCGCGGGACATGTAGCGTTCCTCCCTTACCG of the Deltaproteobacteria bacterium genome contains:
- a CDS encoding ammonia-forming cytochrome c nitrite reductase subunit c552 produces the protein MICEACHTDGKDTKAGGQFPFPALYRPGEDLALYFTDFFAPKPKSKKWYWGTMDYKERHRMFLFWQSKFYSTTRACDVCGFDRGMTVREERYMSRDEYCGTCHGKIYKLSTFHTRHAPRAVQCVDCHMPQVTNGGEKYSIHDHKFDFSGPEMSCSECHEAKDVEGKKASNHDFRLGRVKDRKALTLEESCVKCHPGKDIPAILKDWRVVRGERK